A genomic region of Anaerohalosphaeraceae bacterium contains the following coding sequences:
- a CDS encoding UDP-2,3-diacylglucosamine diphosphatase, producing the protein MSQDRPIFVVSDLHMGDGGPRDNFAADHKAEQFSRFLDYVEQEGGELFILGDLFEFWQANVGRVIVRRMDFLERFARMGAIYVVGNHDADLEDLIGTGLLAHPFFERMTRPFERTIGMRRFKFMHGHELDPFNRDGTPRWGRVLAILCGMIEDRKGSPLLSAGGLSERALLRMGRSFMWMWNNSVNLLERSRVRQPRHRMNESLTPAQDPAREKGILALYQRDRLENGYDVLVAGHTHHAVLINGWYCNSGCWVGLRNSFLRIEPDGTVRLWGWKDNQPVEPRKKSRKPLDVI; encoded by the coding sequence ATGAGTCAAGACAGACCCATTTTTGTCGTGAGCGATTTGCATATGGGGGATGGGGGGCCGCGGGATAATTTTGCGGCGGACCACAAAGCCGAGCAGTTCAGTCGTTTTTTGGATTATGTGGAGCAAGAGGGTGGAGAATTGTTTATTTTGGGGGATTTGTTTGAGTTCTGGCAGGCGAACGTGGGGCGTGTAATTGTCCGTCGAATGGATTTTCTGGAGCGGTTTGCCCGGATGGGAGCAATCTATGTTGTCGGCAATCACGATGCAGATTTGGAGGATTTAATCGGCACAGGGCTTCTGGCCCATCCGTTCTTTGAGCGGATGACGCGTCCGTTTGAACGGACGATAGGGATGCGGCGGTTTAAGTTTATGCATGGGCATGAATTGGACCCGTTTAATCGGGATGGAACCCCTCGATGGGGGCGTGTACTGGCGATTTTGTGTGGAATGATAGAGGACCGAAAAGGTTCGCCGCTGCTTTCGGCAGGGGGACTAAGCGAAAGGGCCTTGCTGCGGATGGGGCGCAGTTTCATGTGGATGTGGAACAACTCGGTGAATCTGCTGGAGCGGAGTCGGGTCCGTCAGCCGCGGCATCGGATGAACGAGTCGTTGACGCCGGCTCAGGACCCGGCCAGAGAAAAGGGAATTTTGGCGTTGTACCAGCGGGACCGGCTGGAGAACGGGTATGATGTGCTGGTGGCAGGGCATACCCATCATGCGGTTTTGATTAACGGCTGGTACTGCAACAGCGGCTGCTGGGTAGGGCTTCGAAACAGTTTTCTCCGGATCGAACCCGACGGGACTGTTCGTTTGTGGGGCTGGAAAGACAATCAGCCGGTGGAACCGCGAAAAAAATCCAGGAAACCGCTTGATGTAATTTAA
- the mgrA gene encoding L-glyceraldehyde 3-phosphate reductase — MSYQPAENRYAKMEYRPSGTSGLRLPALSLGLWHNFGDVDDFQTARRMILTAFDNGITHFDLANNYGPPPGSAERNFGKILKEDLAAWRDELIISTKAGYYMWPGPYGDGGSRKYLMASLDQSLKRMGLDYVDIFYSHRPDPKTPLEETCAALDHILQRGKALYVGLSNYPADQTRKAFEWLQSCGHRLLIHQPKYSMLVRDIETNGLLDTLGTLGVGCIAFCPLAQGLLTDKYLKDIPADSRAAKPHGFLKKEQITEALRAKLVHLNELARRRGQSLAQMALTWVLRDSRITSALIGASRPEQILENLKALTAPPLNQIELADIDAVLKST; from the coding sequence ATGTCGTACCAGCCCGCCGAAAATCGTTATGCAAAAATGGAATACAGGCCCTCCGGTACAAGCGGTCTGCGTCTGCCGGCGCTTTCGCTGGGCCTGTGGCACAATTTCGGCGACGTGGACGACTTTCAGACCGCACGCCGAATGATTCTAACGGCCTTTGACAACGGCATTACGCACTTTGACCTGGCCAACAATTACGGCCCGCCCCCCGGCTCCGCCGAACGAAACTTCGGAAAAATCCTCAAAGAAGACCTGGCCGCCTGGAGAGACGAACTCATCATATCCACCAAAGCGGGCTACTATATGTGGCCGGGGCCCTACGGCGACGGCGGCTCCCGAAAATACCTGATGGCCAGTTTAGACCAGTCTCTGAAGCGGATGGGGCTGGACTATGTGGATATCTTCTACTCCCATCGCCCCGACCCCAAAACCCCCTTAGAGGAAACCTGCGCCGCGCTCGACCACATCCTCCAACGGGGAAAGGCCCTGTACGTCGGATTATCCAACTATCCCGCCGACCAGACCCGCAAGGCCTTTGAATGGCTGCAATCCTGCGGCCACCGCCTTCTGATTCATCAGCCCAAATACTCGATGCTTGTACGGGATATCGAAACCAACGGCCTGCTCGATACCCTCGGCACCCTGGGCGTCGGCTGCATTGCATTCTGTCCGCTGGCTCAGGGGCTTTTGACTGACAAATACTTAAAAGACATCCCCGCTGACTCCCGTGCCGCCAAACCGCACGGCTTCCTGAAGAAAGAACAGATTACCGAGGCCCTTCGTGCAAAATTGGTTCATCTGAACGAGCTGGCCCGCCGCCGCGGACAATCGCTGGCTCAAATGGCCCTCACATGGGTCCTTCGAGACAGCCGCATCACCTCCGCCCTCATCGGAGCCAGCCGACCGGAGCAGATTCTTGAAAATCTAAAAGCCCTCACAGCCCCTCCCCTGAATCAGATTGAATTGGCCGACATTGATGCCGTGCTGAAAAGCACCTGA
- a CDS encoding DHH family phosphoesterase has translation MSLSISAGRKTRKKLSLLREIFKGNQSLLVVLQDNPDPDSIASALLLRKLANSLADIACSLVYGGRIGRAENRALVRYLSVNLRAASEVDFNSYDLIAMVDTQPGTGNNCLPAEMEPDIVIDHHKCRRRTRQCRFTDIRSRYGATVTILYEYLQEAGIEIDSTLATAILYAIRSDTQDFGRDTTQADLNAVMAVYPLANKRILAQIQRGRVERSYFQMLSDGLRNARVYGPAVVTGLGKVDNPDMIGEIADLLLRDDETDWSVCYGFFEQRFLISIRTSAEPPRADKVIRHVIGRKGTGGGHPSYAGGQIPLDSDEPIQIRRLERRILKRFLEAVGAAGAKEEKLIQS, from the coding sequence ATGAGTCTGTCTATATCCGCCGGCCGGAAAACCCGGAAAAAATTGTCACTGCTGCGGGAGATTTTCAAGGGCAATCAGAGTCTTCTGGTGGTCCTTCAGGATAATCCGGACCCGGATTCCATTGCATCGGCACTGCTTTTGCGGAAGCTGGCGAATTCGCTGGCCGACATTGCCTGTTCGCTGGTGTACGGAGGACGAATCGGGCGAGCGGAAAATCGGGCGCTGGTTCGCTATTTATCGGTCAATTTGCGGGCGGCGTCGGAGGTTGATTTCAACAGCTACGATTTGATAGCGATGGTGGATACACAGCCGGGAACCGGCAATAATTGTCTGCCGGCGGAAATGGAGCCGGATATTGTGATTGACCATCACAAGTGCCGCCGGCGTACTCGACAGTGCCGCTTTACGGATATACGCAGCCGGTACGGGGCGACGGTTACAATTCTGTATGAATATCTTCAGGAGGCGGGGATTGAAATCGACAGCACACTGGCCACGGCGATTTTGTATGCGATTCGCTCAGATACGCAGGATTTCGGACGGGATACCACGCAGGCGGATTTGAATGCGGTGATGGCGGTGTATCCGCTGGCCAACAAACGGATTCTCGCGCAGATTCAGCGAGGCCGGGTGGAACGCAGCTATTTTCAGATGCTCAGCGACGGTCTTCGCAATGCGCGGGTGTATGGTCCGGCTGTTGTAACAGGGCTGGGGAAAGTGGACAATCCGGATATGATAGGAGAGATTGCGGATTTGCTGCTGCGGGACGATGAGACGGACTGGTCTGTCTGCTACGGTTTTTTTGAACAGCGGTTTTTGATATCGATTCGAACGAGTGCGGAGCCGCCTCGGGCGGATAAAGTGATTCGGCATGTGATCGGCCGCAAAGGCACCGGCGGGGGGCATCCGAGCTATGCGGGCGGACAGATTCCGCTGGACTCCGATGAGCCGATTCAGATTCGCCGGCTGGAACGGAGGATTCTTAAGCGGTTTTTGGAGGCCGTCGGGGCGGCAGGAGCCAAAGAGGAGAAGCTGATTCAATCCTGA